The following are from one region of the Paenibacillus sp. KS-LC4 genome:
- a CDS encoding helix-turn-helix domain-containing protein, with product MSKRSPVPLEIKLQIVQRCLDYRSNPNAEAKHMGVSQDSVKDWIRKYSAHGLDGLTESKTWKTYAKELKLDAIQDVVSGRLSLTAATEKYHISSRSVLSKWLTKYTEEIKWKPARKGKGRSPMNKGRKTTLEERIEIAQYTLAHDLDYSKAMEKFGVSYQQVYAWVRKYQAGQEGALQDGRGRKKPVEELGEQERLKLRIKELEARNEYLEMENAFAKKLAEIERRKPR from the coding sequence ATGTCAAAAAGAAGTCCTGTTCCTTTAGAAATCAAACTACAAATTGTACAACGATGTCTGGATTACCGTTCCAACCCAAATGCTGAGGCTAAACACATGGGGGTGAGCCAGGACTCAGTCAAGGATTGGATCAGAAAATATAGCGCACATGGATTGGACGGGTTAACGGAATCGAAAACGTGGAAAACGTATGCCAAGGAATTGAAGCTTGATGCAATCCAGGATGTTGTGTCTGGTCGTTTATCCTTAACTGCCGCAACAGAAAAATATCATATTTCAAGCAGAAGTGTGTTGTCGAAATGGCTAACCAAGTATACTGAGGAGATCAAATGGAAACCTGCGCGTAAAGGGAAAGGACGATCTCCTATGAACAAAGGACGTAAGACAACGCTTGAAGAACGGATTGAAATCGCACAATATACGCTGGCTCATGACTTGGATTATTCAAAAGCGATGGAGAAGTTTGGTGTATCTTATCAACAGGTATATGCATGGGTACGAAAATACCAAGCAGGTCAAGAAGGAGCCCTTCAGGATGGTCGGGGACGTAAAAAGCCTGTAGAAGAACTCGGCGAGCAAGAACGACTCAAGCTACGGATCAAAGAACTAGAAGCCCGAAATGAATACCTAGAGATGGAGAATGCCTTCGCAAAAAAGTTGGCAGAGATCGAGCGACGAAAACCACGTTAA
- a CDS encoding chloride channel protein: MKRKIRIFLIWLSIAASTGVLTGASSALLLALLEAATNQRLTHPWLLWLLPLGGAMVSYIYMKHGRDAGKGNNLVLEQLHAEEGAVPLRMAPLVLFGTMITHLFGGSAGREGTAVQMGGSLASYIGRLCKLGGIERKMLLICGISGGFGSVFGTPLAGAIFSLELLAIGLVPYWLLLPALAAGFTGHAVALGLGTHHSHYAIGSLPSFNMHLLLSILLASVLFGLMARLFIVLTHKLKALFSHYFPNLAIKSFVGGLLIVLLVYILGTRDYLGLGLPLMEQAFHEALSPLAFLLKMLFTAVTLGAGFQGGEVTPLFVIGSALGSALGGLLSVSVPLLAGIGFVAVFGSAANTPLAAAIMGMELFGLDAFPYLLLGCFVSYLFSGHTGIYWSKRTHRLKLRFKRLKQEKSLEETT; encoded by the coding sequence ATGAAGCGAAAAATACGGATTTTCCTTATATGGCTTAGCATTGCCGCCTCAACTGGGGTGCTTACAGGAGCTTCTTCTGCGCTGCTGCTAGCGCTGTTGGAGGCTGCAACGAATCAGCGCTTGACGCATCCGTGGCTGCTTTGGCTCCTTCCGCTAGGCGGAGCTATGGTCAGCTACATCTATATGAAGCATGGCAGGGATGCCGGCAAAGGGAACAACCTCGTACTGGAGCAGCTGCATGCGGAGGAGGGCGCAGTTCCGCTGCGCATGGCGCCCCTCGTCCTATTCGGCACGATGATTACTCACTTATTCGGCGGATCTGCCGGACGTGAAGGGACTGCCGTACAGATGGGTGGAAGTCTCGCCAGCTACATTGGACGCCTTTGCAAGCTTGGCGGAATAGAGCGGAAAATGCTGCTCATCTGCGGCATTAGCGGCGGGTTCGGCTCTGTCTTCGGCACCCCGCTCGCTGGCGCCATATTCAGCCTGGAGCTGCTCGCAATTGGTCTCGTCCCCTACTGGCTGCTGCTGCCCGCTTTGGCGGCAGGCTTTACTGGACATGCCGTAGCCCTGGGGCTAGGTACGCATCATAGCCATTATGCAATTGGCAGCCTGCCAAGCTTTAATATGCACCTGCTGCTCTCGATTTTACTCGCTTCGGTTTTGTTCGGCCTGATGGCGCGGCTGTTCATCGTGCTCACCCATAAGCTCAAGGCATTATTCAGCCATTATTTCCCGAATCTCGCTATCAAAAGCTTCGTCGGCGGTCTGCTCATCGTTTTGCTTGTCTATATTTTGGGTACACGCGATTATTTAGGCCTCGGTCTTCCTTTAATGGAACAGGCCTTTCATGAGGCACTGTCGCCTCTCGCTTTTTTACTAAAAATGCTGTTCACCGCCGTTACGCTTGGTGCTGGCTTTCAAGGTGGTGAGGTTACGCCCTTGTTCGTCATCGGCTCAGCTTTGGGCAGCGCCCTTGGCGGCCTGCTGTCAGTATCCGTTCCGCTGCTTGCAGGCATTGGCTTCGTTGCCGTATTTGGCAGTGCCGCTAATACGCCGCTCGCCGCTGCCATAATGGGCATGGAGCTGTTCGGCCTCGACGCCTTCCCGTATTTACTGCTAGGCTGCTTCGTTAGCTACCTTTTCTCTGGACATACAGGTATCTACTGGTCTAAGCGTACCCACAGGCTGAAGCTTCGCTTCAAACGCCTAAAGCAGGAGAAGTCGCTCGAAGAAACAACGTGA
- a CDS encoding ferritin-like domain-containing protein codes for MNWVNYQWRNSVFMPVWATTPQHALTLIKEAVQGERNDELFYDELIRLAPNAEQAGIIMSIRNDERSHNQMFRGIYRQLTGQEITGVSNEPHQPVSSYLAGLEEALLGELAAVEKYRNIWFGLPEGIYRDTVFGIILDELKHASKYNYLITLNRTNG; via the coding sequence ATGAATTGGGTTAACTATCAATGGAGAAACTCGGTGTTTATGCCAGTATGGGCAACAACCCCGCAGCATGCGTTAACGTTAATTAAAGAAGCTGTACAAGGGGAACGAAATGATGAGTTGTTCTATGATGAGCTCATTAGGCTTGCGCCGAATGCCGAGCAGGCAGGGATCATTATGTCTATTCGCAATGATGAGCGCAGCCACAACCAAATGTTTCGCGGAATTTACAGGCAGCTTACCGGTCAGGAAATTACCGGAGTCAGTAATGAGCCCCATCAGCCAGTGAGCTCCTATCTTGCCGGATTAGAGGAAGCTTTATTAGGAGAGCTTGCTGCGGTGGAAAAATATCGCAACATATGGTTCGGTTTGCCCGAAGGTATATACAGAGACACGGTTTTTGGCATTATTTTAGACGAGTTGAAGCATGCAAGCAAATATAATTATTTGATTACGTTAAATCGAACGAATGGTTAA
- a CDS encoding Crp/Fnr family transcriptional regulator produces the protein MSANSSNERGSFARPAIAQGEGIAAFFTPADLERITERMNMHRYEAGNHLFWEGDAASYHYLIVSGRIKLTRMMADGKSLTLSFASHGDFLGEYGGEGQLLHGMSAEATEDVVAGLIASDELELLLRTNGSMAVSFAKWLGMMQQISHSKLRDLTQFGKLGALASTLIRLSNMYGVLRPEGLHIDIRLTNNELAELIGATRESVNRMLAALKDEEVIKVVRGEIIILKLDELRTHCECPTAPTCAKGVCRL, from the coding sequence ATGAGCGCAAATAGCTCTAATGAACGAGGCAGCTTCGCTCGACCTGCTATTGCACAAGGAGAAGGTATTGCGGCCTTCTTCACCCCAGCTGATTTGGAACGTATAACTGAGCGGATGAACATGCACCGTTATGAGGCGGGCAATCATTTATTTTGGGAAGGCGATGCAGCGAGCTACCATTATTTAATTGTTTCAGGCAGAATAAAGCTGACTCGGATGATGGCGGATGGCAAAAGTCTAACGCTGTCATTTGCAAGTCACGGCGATTTTCTCGGTGAATATGGCGGTGAAGGACAACTGCTGCATGGCATGAGTGCCGAAGCAACGGAGGACGTTGTGGCTGGTCTTATCGCCTCTGACGAATTGGAGCTGCTGCTTCGTACAAATGGGAGTATGGCGGTAAGCTTTGCCAAGTGGTTAGGCATGATGCAGCAAATTAGCCATTCAAAGCTTCGGGATTTGACGCAGTTCGGCAAATTGGGCGCGCTCGCTTCGACGCTGATTCGGCTTAGCAATATGTACGGGGTGCTGCGTCCAGAAGGGCTGCACATAGATATTCGCCTGACGAACAACGAGCTTGCTGAGCTGATTGGAGCAACGCGTGAAAGTGTCAATCGCATGCTTGCCGCGCTCAAGGATGAAGAAGTAATCAAGGTCGTCCGCGGTGAAATTATTATCCTTAAGCTCGATGAGCTCCGAACTCACTGTGAATGTCCGACGGCACCGACCTGCGCGAAGGGCGTTTGCCGTCTGTAA
- a CDS encoding M42 family metallopeptidase has product MTLTNLLQKQLNREYILDFLNRLLQTPSPSGYCMAIMKLLEEEAGKHGFELELTPKGNGIITIPGTGASTAGTLALTAHVDTLGAMVRAIKPNGMLRFTPIGGYAMHTVEGEYCLVHTRDGRQYEGTVLSTKTSVHVYPEARDWKRSEENMEIRLDADTTSKEQTKQLGIEVGDIISWDPRTKIMDNSWVKSRHLDDKASVAALFGLLEWFAREGRRPERTIKLIFSTYEEVGHGNAYMPPDVTELIAIDMGALGDDLSASERDVSICAKDSSGPYDYEMTSKLIELAKASGISYAVDIYPQYGSDASAALRGGSNIRAALIGPGVHASHAMERTHADAIINTAVLLLSYINEGYSWTMKSS; this is encoded by the coding sequence ATGACATTGACTAACCTATTGCAAAAACAACTTAACCGCGAATACATACTGGATTTTTTAAATCGCTTGCTTCAAACACCAAGCCCTAGCGGCTATTGCATGGCGATTATGAAATTGCTGGAGGAGGAAGCAGGCAAGCATGGCTTTGAGCTGGAGCTGACGCCGAAGGGCAATGGAATCATTACGATTCCGGGAACAGGGGCATCGACAGCTGGCACGCTTGCTTTAACTGCGCATGTCGATACACTGGGGGCCATGGTGCGCGCGATCAAACCAAATGGCATGCTGCGTTTTACGCCTATTGGCGGTTATGCCATGCACACGGTAGAAGGCGAATATTGCCTCGTCCATACGCGCGATGGCCGCCAGTATGAAGGAACCGTGCTGTCGACGAAAACATCCGTTCATGTGTACCCTGAGGCAAGGGATTGGAAGCGCAGCGAGGAAAATATGGAAATTCGTCTGGATGCGGATACGACGTCCAAAGAGCAGACGAAGCAGCTTGGCATTGAGGTTGGCGATATTATTTCCTGGGACCCGCGCACAAAAATAATGGACAATAGCTGGGTAAAATCGCGGCATTTGGACGATAAAGCTAGCGTCGCTGCCTTATTTGGATTGCTGGAGTGGTTCGCACGCGAGGGGAGACGTCCAGAGCGTACGATTAAGCTGATCTTTTCCACTTATGAAGAGGTTGGACATGGTAATGCCTATATGCCGCCAGATGTGACGGAGCTAATTGCGATTGATATGGGCGCTCTAGGTGATGACTTATCGGCTAGCGAGCGTGATGTATCCATTTGCGCCAAAGATTCCTCCGGCCCTTATGATTATGAGATGACCTCAAAGCTAATTGAGCTGGCAAAGGCATCAGGCATCTCCTATGCGGTCGATATTTATCCGCAATATGGCTCGGATGCATCGGCTGCGCTGCGCGGAGGCAGCAATATTCGGGCTGCTCTCATTGGTCCAGGCGTGCATGCCTCGCATGCAATGGAACGGACGCATGCAGATGCGATCATTAACACGGCAGTGTTGTTGTTATCCTATATAAATGAGGGATATTCATGGACAATGAAATCAAGCTAA
- a CDS encoding WYL domain-containing protein has protein sequence MTSQELASQLEVSGRTIHRDMEALGTAGIPIVAERGTNGGWMLAEGYRTNLTGMKKEEIQSLLLSQPTGIALELGISDNFDAAFQKLIAAFPSMYREEAEKVRQRIHIDGAGWQEASEQVPLLPLIQEAIWLERKLLLSYTRGAELAERLVQPLGLVAKNHAWYLVADTEGGRRTYRISRLHEAAIQGESFDRPERFDLASYWQQSISQFKSELPRYPAKIRMRAADLPRFRKQWYVTVTAVGTVNQDEIKVDVLFNTLESACEILLKFGSTIEALEPLELRQRLLQELQSMMSLYTDKQEERIGKPINGS, from the coding sequence ATGACGTCACAGGAGCTGGCTAGCCAGCTTGAAGTATCGGGAAGGACCATCCATCGCGACATGGAGGCGCTTGGTACTGCGGGCATTCCAATCGTGGCAGAGCGCGGGACGAATGGCGGCTGGATGCTTGCCGAGGGCTATCGGACAAATTTGACCGGGATGAAAAAGGAGGAAATCCAGTCGCTGCTTCTGTCCCAGCCTACGGGAATTGCCTTAGAATTAGGGATCAGCGATAACTTTGATGCTGCTTTTCAGAAGCTGATCGCCGCATTTCCGTCGATGTATCGGGAGGAAGCAGAAAAGGTGCGGCAGCGCATCCATATCGACGGGGCGGGCTGGCAGGAAGCAAGCGAGCAGGTGCCGCTTCTTCCGCTAATTCAAGAAGCGATTTGGCTGGAGCGGAAGCTGCTCCTTTCATATACGCGCGGAGCGGAGCTGGCTGAAAGGCTTGTTCAACCACTCGGGCTTGTGGCGAAAAATCATGCATGGTACCTCGTTGCTGATACGGAAGGCGGAAGGCGAACGTATCGTATTTCTCGGCTTCATGAGGCGGCTATACAAGGGGAGAGCTTCGATCGGCCGGAACGATTCGATTTAGCCTCTTACTGGCAGCAGTCCATTTCGCAGTTCAAGTCTGAGCTGCCGCGTTATCCGGCGAAAATCCGCATGAGGGCAGCAGACCTGCCCCGATTTCGTAAGCAGTGGTATGTAACGGTTACGGCAGTAGGCACTGTTAATCAGGATGAAATTAAGGTGGATGTGCTTTTCAATACACTGGAATCCGCCTGCGAAATTTTGCTTAAATTCGGTTCAACGATCGAGGCTCTTGAGCCGTTAGAGCTGCGCCAGAGGCTGCTTCAAGAGCTGCAGTCAATGATGTCGCTATATACGGACAAGCAAGAAGAAAGGATAGGTAAGCCCATTAATGGCAGTTAA
- a CDS encoding IS3 family transposase: protein MQELYVEKGYAIAALCALASVARSAYYKWLKWTPSAKEREARMLAKEVKRHYEKRDGILGYRQMRTQLNRKLNQKYNKKRYYRIMRALELKAVIRKKRPHYVSATALHVAENKMNRDFDASAPNVKWSTDVTELKYGNGRKAYLSAVIDLYDNAIVSWVLSHSNNNKLVMDTLKKAYTKNPGVSPMIQSDRGFQYTSHEYKRLQLKYGFTKSMSRVGRCLDNQPIERFWGTYKSESYYLTKYDAYESLYSAVRRYMNYYNNYRYTECLDGLSPNEYRRAV, encoded by the coding sequence ATACAAGAACTATACGTTGAGAAAGGATACGCGATTGCAGCATTATGCGCGTTAGCTAGTGTGGCTCGATCTGCCTACTACAAGTGGTTAAAGTGGACACCTTCTGCCAAAGAACGTGAAGCACGTATGCTTGCTAAAGAAGTGAAGCGTCATTATGAAAAGCGAGATGGGATTTTGGGCTATCGCCAAATGCGAACCCAGTTAAATCGAAAGCTGAACCAGAAGTACAACAAAAAGCGCTATTACCGAATCATGCGTGCGCTGGAGCTAAAAGCAGTCATTCGTAAAAAACGGCCACATTACGTAAGTGCCACAGCGCTCCATGTGGCTGAGAATAAAATGAATCGCGACTTTGATGCCTCTGCTCCAAATGTAAAATGGTCTACGGATGTAACCGAACTGAAATACGGAAATGGGCGTAAAGCGTATTTAAGCGCTGTTATAGATCTGTACGACAACGCCATTGTTTCATGGGTGCTCAGTCATTCCAACAACAATAAACTCGTGATGGATACGCTGAAAAAAGCGTATACCAAAAATCCAGGTGTGTCCCCGATGATCCAGAGTGACAGAGGTTTTCAGTACACGTCCCATGAGTATAAAAGGCTTCAATTGAAGTATGGATTTACGAAGAGCATGTCTCGTGTGGGTCGATGCTTGGATAACCAGCCAATTGAACGATTTTGGGGTACGTATAAGTCAGAAAGTTATTATCTTACGAAGTATGATGCCTATGAGAGCCTATACAGCGCCGTTCGCCGTTATATGAACTACTATAACAACTACCGTTATACGGAATGTCTGGACGGCTTGTCTCCAAATGAATACCGCAGAGCGGTATAA
- a CDS encoding radical SAM protein: protein MKRFKKFYVEITSICNLACTFCPQTQRAKGFIQVEDFEKRLEQIKPFTDYIYFHLKGEPLLHPKIDELLDLSQKHGFKVNLTSNGTLLHKVKEKILTKPALRQMNFSLHSFDGHVGSTNKEGYVRSVLDFAREAVERTNMIISLRLWNLHTDNATNAERQRNRDVLSIIEQQFGLDYFIEERVAPGKGLKIADRIYLNQDHEFEWPDLKAEEDDGKGFCYGLRNQAGILVDGTVVPCCLDGEGVIDLGNINDQPFSDIIEGDRAIKLVEGFSRREAVEELCRKCGYRKRFGTGA from the coding sequence ATGAAGAGGTTTAAGAAGTTTTATGTGGAAATTACGAGCATCTGCAATTTGGCATGCACCTTCTGTCCCCAGACACAGCGGGCAAAGGGCTTCATTCAGGTCGAGGATTTCGAGAAGCGGCTGGAGCAGATTAAACCGTTTACGGACTATATTTATTTTCATCTAAAAGGTGAGCCCCTGCTGCATCCGAAAATTGACGAGTTGCTGGATCTTAGCCAAAAGCACGGCTTTAAAGTCAATTTAACGTCGAACGGGACGCTGCTTCATAAAGTGAAGGAGAAAATTTTGACAAAGCCGGCGCTGCGCCAAATGAATTTTTCCTTGCATAGCTTTGATGGGCATGTTGGCTCGACGAATAAAGAGGGATATGTGCGAAGCGTATTGGATTTTGCACGTGAAGCGGTTGAGCGGACCAATATGATCATATCGCTTCGCCTTTGGAATTTGCATACCGATAATGCGACAAATGCGGAGCGACAGCGCAATCGCGACGTTTTGTCAATCATTGAGCAGCAATTCGGGTTGGATTATTTCATTGAGGAGCGGGTTGCTCCAGGTAAAGGACTGAAAATTGCCGACCGCATTTACTTGAATCAGGATCATGAGTTTGAATGGCCAGATTTAAAGGCAGAAGAGGATGACGGCAAAGGCTTCTGCTATGGGCTGCGCAATCAGGCGGGCATTTTGGTCGATGGAACGGTCGTACCCTGCTGCCTGGATGGTGAAGGCGTCATTGATCTTGGAAATATTAATGATCAACCCTTTTCGGACATTATCGAGGGTGATCGGGCGATTAAGCTGGTGGAAGGCTTTTCCCGCAGAGAAGCGGTCGAGGAGCTTTGCCGAAAATGCGGCTATCGCAAGCGCTTTGGAACAGGGGCATAA
- a CDS encoding SDR family oxidoreductase has protein sequence MKPLAGKVAVVAGATRGAGRGIAIALGKAGATVYCTGRSVRGGLSNMNRHETIDETAELVAAAGGVGIAVRVDHTVESEVQALFERVTAEQNGQLDLLVNDVWGGDPLTEWGKRFWEHSLENGLLMQQRAVFSHMITSYYGAPLMTARKQGLIIEVTDGVDNQYRGNLYYSLAKTSVIHLAKAMAEDLRPFGVTAVALTPGFLRSEAMLDYFGVTKENWREAAAQEPHFIMSETPAYIGGAVAALAADPEIHLKTGKALSTWGLSEEYAFDDEGGTRPHWGNYAATLETIPIPEASDGKAT, from the coding sequence ATGAAACCATTAGCCGGAAAAGTCGCTGTTGTGGCGGGAGCGACAAGAGGAGCGGGCAGAGGGATTGCAATTGCTTTGGGCAAAGCAGGGGCTACCGTCTATTGCACAGGGCGCAGTGTGCGAGGCGGCTTGTCGAATATGAACAGGCATGAGACCATCGACGAAACGGCGGAGCTGGTTGCGGCAGCAGGGGGAGTTGGTATTGCTGTGCGTGTGGATCACACGGTGGAGTCGGAGGTTCAGGCATTGTTTGAACGGGTGACAGCCGAGCAGAACGGTCAGTTAGACTTGCTGGTGAATGATGTATGGGGCGGTGATCCATTAACCGAGTGGGGCAAGCGGTTTTGGGAGCATTCGCTGGAGAATGGGCTGCTTATGCAGCAGCGTGCTGTTTTTTCACATATGATTACAAGTTATTATGGTGCTCCGCTTATGACAGCTAGAAAACAGGGGCTTATTATTGAAGTTACCGACGGAGTAGACAACCAGTATCGCGGAAATTTGTACTATAGCTTGGCCAAAACGTCGGTTATCCATTTGGCTAAAGCGATGGCGGAGGATTTACGGCCATTTGGGGTGACGGCGGTCGCTTTGACGCCTGGTTTCCTGCGTTCGGAGGCGATGCTGGATTATTTTGGTGTAACGAAGGAAAATTGGCGTGAAGCTGCTGCCCAGGAGCCGCATTTTATAATGTCTGAAACACCTGCCTATATTGGTGGAGCGGTTGCCGCGCTCGCAGCTGATCCAGAGATACATCTCAAAACAGGGAAAGCGCTAAGCACTTGGGGGCTCTCGGAGGAATACGCGTTTGACGATGAAGGTGGCACACGCCCACATTGGGGGAACTATGCAGCTACGCTAGAAACAATTCCGATTCCGGAAGCGAGCGACGGAAAAGCGACATAA
- a CDS encoding WG repeat-containing protein, protein MNTDDMQWVRLAAAHLPVGAELAEISCPSPHYAVVVADFNGDGCPEVAAVYRLNNEYYVMILQHCQFGWVIGACVKGSGYGVTVMTAAPVTSYLCCNLIIGWQIGAIWSTLSVYAYSNFKLCPVLPDGINFSYVDVEDMPGPAGRDGQAELALWAHDTGEAYDVHVMRWSKGMLVPAQDVYPYYFCKVVHYYERMVAEQPDFGFYWFHLADAQFKACQLQAALASVHKALSFPEPYPSLEVLKQLKHAIILANGRGEAGTEAAQQATGMTADMDVMDHAGTQYAEAALETGEMEHARRAVLLPAAVKTTSGTKWGYIDAKGSFVIAPQYSSADAFQPNGLAVVQSGNKSGLIDMSGAFRIQPIYDFIGLFSEGRAVIIDSAGFKIIDERGNVLTPKAYSYISAFADERAMFYVMNEADSSSKYGYLDRKGAEVIPAQFESAGDFAKGKVVVKLHEQAFALIDRNGRKLAEYPFYDVGQLGEGLLSYQPEQNGKYGYINERGQSVIYPAFTSAMPFQDGRAIVNTAEDFGALYGVIDKRGGYVVQPAYNDIRQLGEQRLALGKARNADQPYLGSLYAIADHDGKLLTDYFFTDVSDYKYGLASVTDGKQTYFINTKGQPAPGYPRLSGRGVLTIIDGVVQAIVDNRESYYTRSGRLIWQSNTVIPLRVPLRVKEHKYKPNVDYLVYYPSVEGMVNQAAQQQVNRRLAELSQVKPIPANVQLEYSYDGDFDVTWFHKNLLVLQLNGYHFPFGAAHGMPTMIYSHINVIDGSMYELRNLFQPGSNYVQVLSDIVGEQIKNDPQYSYVFPDTYTGIKPDQPFYVTEDALHLYFNPYDIAPYAAGFPTFRIPYAQIRSIIATEGAFWRSFH, encoded by the coding sequence ATGAATACGGATGACATGCAGTGGGTGCGATTGGCTGCCGCTCACTTGCCAGTTGGAGCGGAGCTGGCTGAAATTTCGTGCCCGTCTCCACATTATGCAGTTGTAGTGGCGGATTTTAATGGGGACGGTTGCCCCGAGGTAGCAGCGGTGTATCGTTTGAATAACGAATATTATGTTATGATTTTGCAGCATTGTCAGTTTGGCTGGGTGATAGGCGCTTGTGTGAAAGGAAGCGGGTACGGCGTAACGGTAATGACTGCCGCCCCTGTAACTAGCTATCTATGCTGTAATTTAATCATTGGCTGGCAGATTGGGGCAATTTGGTCCACGCTTTCGGTGTATGCTTACAGCAATTTCAAGCTTTGCCCTGTACTGCCGGATGGCATCAATTTCAGCTATGTGGATGTGGAGGATATGCCGGGACCAGCGGGAAGAGATGGGCAGGCCGAACTGGCATTGTGGGCACATGACACGGGGGAAGCGTATGATGTCCATGTCATGCGCTGGTCGAAAGGAATGCTTGTTCCGGCGCAAGATGTCTATCCTTATTACTTCTGCAAAGTCGTCCATTATTATGAGCGAATGGTAGCTGAGCAGCCGGATTTTGGCTTCTACTGGTTTCATCTTGCAGATGCGCAGTTTAAAGCGTGCCAGTTGCAGGCGGCGCTTGCCTCTGTCCACAAGGCGCTTAGCTTTCCTGAGCCTTATCCATCCCTTGAGGTGCTGAAGCAATTAAAGCATGCCATCATATTGGCTAATGGCAGAGGAGAGGCAGGCACAGAGGCGGCCCAGCAAGCAACAGGAATGACTGCCGACATGGACGTCATGGATCACGCTGGAACGCAATATGCAGAAGCTGCATTGGAAACAGGGGAAATGGAGCATGCTCGCCGAGCCGTACTGCTTCCGGCAGCAGTAAAGACGACGAGCGGAACAAAATGGGGTTATATCGACGCAAAAGGAAGCTTCGTCATTGCGCCGCAATACAGCAGTGCGGATGCTTTTCAGCCAAATGGGCTCGCTGTCGTGCAGTCAGGCAACAAGAGCGGTCTAATTGACATGTCAGGTGCTTTCCGGATTCAGCCGATCTATGATTTTATTGGCCTATTCTCGGAAGGCCGGGCGGTCATCATAGATAGCGCAGGCTTTAAAATCATTGATGAGCGAGGGAATGTTCTTACCCCTAAGGCCTATTCATACATTTCTGCGTTTGCAGATGAACGGGCGATGTTCTATGTCATGAATGAAGCCGACAGCAGCTCCAAATATGGGTACTTGGATCGTAAAGGGGCGGAGGTTATACCGGCACAGTTCGAAAGCGCCGGCGATTTTGCGAAAGGAAAAGTCGTCGTCAAGCTGCATGAGCAGGCCTTTGCGCTAATTGATCGAAACGGACGCAAGCTTGCCGAATACCCGTTTTATGATGTGGGCCAGCTTGGGGAAGGGCTGCTTTCCTATCAGCCAGAGCAAAATGGCAAATACGGGTACATCAATGAGCGCGGCCAATCGGTCATTTATCCGGCGTTTACGTCAGCTATGCCGTTTCAGGATGGCCGGGCCATTGTGAATACAGCGGAGGATTTTGGCGCGCTGTATGGCGTCATTGACAAGCGGGGCGGCTATGTCGTTCAGCCAGCCTATAATGATATTCGCCAGCTTGGCGAGCAGCGATTGGCGCTTGGAAAGGCGAGAAACGCCGATCAGCCGTATCTGGGCTCCCTTTATGCCATTGCAGATCATGACGGCAAGCTGCTGACGGATTATTTTTTCACGGATGTGTCGGATTATAAATATGGGCTGGCCTCCGTTACTGACGGGAAGCAGACCTATTTTATTAATACGAAGGGACAGCCCGCTCCGGGGTATCCTCGGCTGTCTGGCAGAGGCGTGTTAACGATCATAGATGGCGTTGTGCAGGCGATTGTCGATAACCGCGAGTCCTATTATACGCGCAGCGGACGCCTTATTTGGCAAAGCAATACGGTTATTCCGCTGCGAGTCCCCCTTCGAGTCAAGGAACATAAATATAAACCGAACGTTGATTATTTAGTGTATTATCCAAGCGTAGAGGGCATGGTCAATCAAGCGGCACAGCAGCAGGTAAACCGCCGGCTTGCGGAGCTGTCTCAGGTGAAGCCGATCCCGGCGAATGTGCAGCTGGAGTATTCGTATGACGGTGATTTTGATGTCACCTGGTTTCACAAAAACCTGCTCGTCCTGCAGTTAAACGGCTATCATTTCCCGTTTGGGGCTGCACATGGCATGCCGACTATGATTTACAGCCACATCAATGTCATCGACGGGTCCATGTACGAGCTGAGAAATCTGTTCCAGCCAGGAAGCAATTATGTACAGGTGCTGAGCGATATCGTTGGCGAGCAAATTAAGAACGATCCTCAGTATAGCTATGTGTTCCCAGATACGTATACCGGAATAAAACCGGATCAGCCTTTTTATGTAACGGAGGATGCGCTGCATCTTTATTTCAATCCGTATGATATTGCGCCATATGCTGCCGGGTTCCCGACATTCCGCATTCCTTATGCCCAAATACGCTCCATTATTGCGACAGAAGGCGCTTTCTGGCGATCCTTTCATTGA